TTTTGATTGTAAGGTAAATTTTATGATTTGAAAATTGAAATTCCTCATTTCAAAACATAAAATCAGAAATTAAATAACGGGAAACATACAACTATTCGTTATTATATTTGGATTCTTCAAATAATTTATCCAATTTAGATACAATCATCGCAGGATTTGTCAATGGCATTTCGGTTTTATAATCAAATAAATCGTATTCTAATAATTCATTTTTCTTGTATTTTTCTATTCTCGGCAGCTTATATCTATTTGTAGTATAGAGATATTCGTCTTTTTCATCGAAAATAATAAGTTTAGGAAAAAATACATCTTTCCTGCCGATGAATTTCGTCATAATTTCATTAGCTTCAGCGAACTCTTTTTGAGAACTTCTTCCGAGCTCTTCATAATGAGTGATTTTTTTACCATCCCAAGTGCGAACAGTTGCGTAAGAATCGGCAATAGTTTTTTCAATTGCACTGCCAAGATGCATAGTATCATGTCCCGATGGCATTAATAAAACTTTTCCGCCGCCGCCTTCGATATTTGCGGCATAACGCGGAACTGTAATTCCTGAAAGCCATCCCTGCAAATTTTTCATATATATTTTCCCATTTTGTATTGGTGTTATAAAATGTACGATTCCTTTTTCTTTATGGCATTGCAAAAGATAATAAGGATGAACGCCAATCCAAAACATTCTCCTGAAAGTTTCAGCTAAAGTTTTGTAATAATCATTAACATGATTCAATAAAACAGTTTGATTTCTTACAGTAAAGCCATGATCATTAATTTTTCTGATTGTATTTGCGAGTTCTTCCGTAATTTCGTGATAATGATTGATATGTGTCATAAAGTACACATATTTATTCGGCCCTACCGTATATTTATTTGCTGAGGTTTTTATCAATTGAAGCAATTCATCATCAATTGCCATTGGTAATACAACAGGAACGCGTGTGGCAATTCTTACGGCACGAATATGATTAATTTTACTAAGTTCTTCAAGAACATACTGTAACCTTTTTTTATTAATCATAAGCGCGTCGCCCCCCGTGACAAGAACTTCATTGATATTTGTATTATAATTAATATAGAACAGTCCTTTATTAATATCGTTAATACTAACATCAACAGTACCGTCCAATGATTTCGCTCTTTGACAATGAACACAATAGGAAGCGCAACTCGTATTTTCGGCAACAAATAAAGCAACTCTGTTAGGGTATCTTTGATAAGCAGCGCCGTAACTTCTTGAGCCTTCATCCATCGCACCTTCCAATCCGGTGTCAGGAAAAAGTAGATTAGCCGGAGTCGGAACACTTTGCCAAAAAATCGGGTCTAATCTGTATTTTGCTTTTTCTCCCGGCAAAAATACCGGATGAAAAGGATCCTTCTGCATTAGAGTTGCATAGTATGGCGTTATTCGTAAAGATTCCTTTCCTTCTACCCTCAAAGTTTCAACAGTTCTTCTTATTTCATTAATCTGATGAGAATTTAATTTAATAACCTTGCTCAACTGCTCAACATCACGAATAGAATTTTTTAATTGCCATTTCGGATTATTCCAATCTTCCTCAGTAGCATTTTCCCACAGTTTTATTGTTCTATAATCGCGTTGTTTATAATAAAACGAATTGTTGGTATTATAAAAATTAGTATTATTATCACTCATGATCTTTAATTTTATTAATATTGATTTGAGATTTCTCTTAAATATTGAGAGAGGAGTTGATTGTTTAAAAAACAATTTATGCAAATATAAGTATTAATTATCGGAATCTATGAGAATTTGGGATTTTTTAACTTGATTTGAATTAGTAATGAATACATTTTATTTGTAAACATGCAAAAACTTTCTTTAATCCCGACTTTTTATATAATGAATTTTTGTTTTTGTAATAATTAAAAAGACATTAATAATCAAATTATTACATTGCAATGTATTAATTCTTTTATGCTTTTCGCTTTCACACATTTTTCTATATCTTTGCATTCCAAATATAATCCGATGAAAAAAACTTTAATAAATCTGATTGATAAACTTGAAGTTGAAAAGATTCTTTCAAAGAAAGAATTCGTTCAATTATTAATTGAGCATAAAGATGTTGAACTTGCCGATTATATTTCTCAAAAAGCAAGAAATACCAAAGAAAAGAATTATGGGAAAGATGTTTATATTAGAGGATTAATCGAATTTACAAACTACTGTAAAAACGATTGTTATTATTGTGGAATTTGTGCTTCAAATAAAAATGTTGTTCGATATAGAATGACAAAAGAACAAATCTTGGAATGCTGTGAAATAGGATATAAACTCGGATTTAGAACTTTTGTCCTGCAAGGCGGTGAGGATAAATGGTTTACTGATGAAAGAATGACAGATATTGTAAGTTCAATTAAAAAGAAATTTTCTGATTGCGCAGTCACTTTATCATTGGGAGAAAGAAGTTTTGAAAGCTATAAATTATTGAAGGAAGCCGGTGCCGACAGATATTTGTTGCGGCATGAAACGGCTAATCCGGAACATTATTCGAAACTACATCCCCAGAAAATGTCTTCCGAACACAGAAAACAATGTTTACTGGAGTTAAAATCGTTGGGTTATCAATTCGGAACGGGGTTTATGGTAGGATCTCCATATCAAACTTATGAGAATCTTGCGGAAGATTTGATTTTTATTTGCGATATTCAACCGCATATGGTTGGTATAGGTCCTTTTATTCCGCATCACGATACAAAGTTTGCAGATTTTAAAGGCGGTACGGTTGAGTTGACTGTTTTTCTTATTTCGATTCTGAGATTAATGTTGCCGTATTCTTTATTACCGTCAACTACAGCATTAGGTTCTATTGATGTGTTTGGTAGAGAAAAAGCGATATTGGCGGGAGCAAATGTTGTTATGCCGAATTTATCGCCGGTTAAGGTTCGGAAAAAATATATGATTTACGACAATAAAGTAGGTATTGAAGATGACGCTGTTGCGAGTCTGGAGAATATCAAGAGAAAGATAGAAAGTACTGGGAATAGGATTGTAGTTTCCCGCGGAGATGTTATTAGAGTTGAGTGTTGATATCTGAAAAATTGATAGTGTGTTTATAAATAATCATTGCGAAGAGTATAACTGTTAAACAATCCTGAAAAGAAATTCAATAGACTGTTTTTTAGATGAATTCTTCGCAATGACAAAATCCGAACAAGTATTTCTTAAAATAATATTGCGAGCTTAAGAGCCCACATTCTTACGTTAATGTTTTCATCACTGATAACCTGTGTTGGTACATCCTGTTCCTTAACCGAAATTGTATGATCTCCCAAAAGATAATAGTGAATGCCCAAGCTTACGAAATTAAATGCTGTTATACCAACTCCGAATTCGGTAGCAAATTTTGTTGAATTCTTATATTTAACGATATTGTCTTTCCAGCCTTCACGAGTTTTCA
The Bacteroidales bacterium DNA segment above includes these coding regions:
- a CDS encoding KamA family radical SAM protein; translation: MSDNNTNFYNTNNSFYYKQRDYRTIKLWENATEEDWNNPKWQLKNSIRDVEQLSKVIKLNSHQINEIRRTVETLRVEGKESLRITPYYATLMQKDPFHPVFLPGEKAKYRLDPIFWQSVPTPANLLFPDTGLEGAMDEGSRSYGAAYQRYPNRVALFVAENTSCASYCVHCQRAKSLDGTVDVSINDINKGLFYINYNTNINEVLVTGGDALMINKKRLQYVLEELSKINHIRAVRIATRVPVVLPMAIDDELLQLIKTSANKYTVGPNKYVYFMTHINHYHEITEELANTIRKINDHGFTVRNQTVLLNHVNDYYKTLAETFRRMFWIGVHPYYLLQCHKEKGIVHFITPIQNGKIYMKNLQGWLSGITVPRYAANIEGGGGKVLLMPSGHDTMHLGSAIEKTIADSYATVRTWDGKKITHYEELGRSSQKEFAEANEIMTKFIGRKDVFFPKLIIFDEKDEYLYTTNRYKLPRIEKYKKNELLEYDLFDYKTEMPLTNPAMIVSKLDKLFEESKYNNE
- the hydE gene encoding [FeFe] hydrogenase H-cluster radical SAM maturase HydE — encoded protein: MKKTLINLIDKLEVEKILSKKEFVQLLIEHKDVELADYISQKARNTKEKNYGKDVYIRGLIEFTNYCKNDCYYCGICASNKNVVRYRMTKEQILECCEIGYKLGFRTFVLQGGEDKWFTDERMTDIVSSIKKKFSDCAVTLSLGERSFESYKLLKEAGADRYLLRHETANPEHYSKLHPQKMSSEHRKQCLLELKSLGYQFGTGFMVGSPYQTYENLAEDLIFICDIQPHMVGIGPFIPHHDTKFADFKGGTVELTVFLISILRLMLPYSLLPSTTALGSIDVFGREKAILAGANVVMPNLSPVKVRKKYMIYDNKVGIEDDAVASLENIKRKIESTGNRIVVSRGDVIRVEC